The following are from one region of the Nicotiana tabacum cultivar K326 chromosome 3, ASM71507v2, whole genome shotgun sequence genome:
- the LOC142177475 gene encoding uncharacterized protein LOC142177475 codes for MVLAEDSGSSVSADSPAPIMAKIDHLHPYYLHASDSPGMAFFFAFDWTGYGSWRKSILVSLSAKNKLGFIDGKLVKPKENSEFFNLWTRCNDMVFAWLLNSLTKKIRSSVIHSKSAHDLWEQLEKRYGQSNLAQLFDLQKQIMETIQGSNNIATYFNNMKAIWDEIDLLDSRVVCSCVDYKCGAVEKNSALEERQKLVQFLMGLNETYTACRGNIMMMNPSPDIDRAYFLLLQEERQRSIQPMGILPTDSTFFSIARQSSI; via the coding sequence ATGGTTTTGGCTGAAGATTCTGGTTCCAGTGTTTCCGCTGATTCTCCTGCTCCAATAATGGCGAAAATTGATCATCTTCATCCCTATTATCTTCATGCATCCGATTCGCCAGGTATGGCCTTTTTTTTTGCTTTCGATTGGACTGGTTATGGATCATGGAGGAAATCTATTCTAGTCTCCTTATCTGCTAAAAACAAACTTGGATTCATAGATGGGAAGTTAGTtaaaccaaaggaaaattctGAATTTTTTAATCTGTGGACAAGGTGTAATGATATGGTTTTTGCTTGGCTATTAAATTCTCTTACCAAGAAAATTAGATCTAGTGTAATTCACTCTAAGTCTGCACATGATCTGTGGGAACAGCTTGAGAAGAGATATGGACAGTCTAATCTAGCGCAATTATTTGATCTACAAAAACAAATAATGGAAACTATACAAGGTTCAAACAATATTGCAACATATTTCAATAATATGAAAGccatatgggatgagattgatctACTTGATTCTAGAGTTGTATGCAGTTGTGTTGATTATAAGTGTGGGGCTGTAGAGAAAAACAGTGCACTTGAAGAAAGGCAGAAATTAGTGCAATTCTTAATGGGTCTTAATGAGACATATACTGCATGTAGAGGCAATATAATGATGATGAATCCCTCACCTGATATTGATCGAGCTTATTTTCTGTTACTACAAGAGGAAAGACAAAGAAGTATACAACCTATGGGGATTTTACCTACAGACTCTACCTTTTTCTCTATTGCTAGACAGTCATCCATTTAG